A stretch of DNA from Nitrosopumilus zosterae:
AACTCCTAATGGAATCTTTGATAGTGGTAGATTCATGCCAGGAGAATCATGGTCTTACAAATTTGAAGAATCTGGTACATTTTCATATTATTGTACTATCCATCCTTGGATGGAAGGTGTTTTAATTATTGAAAAAGCAATTCCAAATTACCCTCATGATGCAACTGGTGCAAAAATTGAATTTCCATTACTTCAATATACTCCAGATTTAGGTATAGAAGTTAACCTTTCATGGGATCCACCTGTGATCAAAACTCATGAAAAAGTACAATTTGTATATCAATTCTATGATCCTCAAACAAATTCTAATCTTGCAGAAATGAAATACAATTTTGTTATATTCCAAAATGGAAAAGAAATTTTTCGAGATGAAGGACTAAGTCAAATTGGTGGTGACTATAGAAATTTTGTCTTTAGTGATTCTGGTTCAATCATTATAAGAATCGAAGGGATTCATACACCATCGATCTTTGCAGAGGAAAGTGTAACTGTATTTGGAAACATAGAAAGTAAAGAACAAAGATCAGTTGATTTTACAACTGCTGTATATGATAATCCAGAAAAAACTACTCATGAAACCTATCATACAAAACCTGCTCAAAGATTAACAACTTATTATGAATTAATGTTAGTAATCATTTTAGTTCCTGGGATTTTGTTTATTGGAGCAATGATTTGGTTAAAGAAAAAACCAAATACTCGACAAGAAAATTCTGGTGCTGTTAAAATCTAAAATAATAAAAAGAAATTAAAAATTGTTGAATTAATCTAATCGATTAATTCGGTCCAACCTTTGACGAAGACTGAATTCTTGTAGAGTGGAACTGGTTGTCCAACAGTAAAGTCCATTGGTCTCATCCAAAAGATTGCTTTTGTTGGGCATACACCGATGCATGCACCATCAGAAATACATCTTTCTGGGTAGAAAACAAATGCTTTACCTCTCTTCCAGCCTTCAACTGGTTTTACTCTAAGGACATCTGGGCCTAATGTTGTACAGATTTCTACACATAGTGCACATCCGATACACATTTGTTCGCTGATGTCTGGAATAATTCCTACTGGCATAACAAAATAAAATCTTGATTTGTTCTTAATATAATTTACCTAAAAATTTCGTCTTATAACGGCGTTTCATATTTTATAACGGCGTTTGAAATCTGATCGTAATGCGATCAAATCTTTTCAATTTTGAATGCTTTTGAATTAGAGCCTTCCATAGTAAAAATCATGTAATTTGGATTTTTTTTAATAAAATAAACACCTGTTTTTTTTGATTTTATGATCTGTTTTCCTCCTGGTGATATAACCCATCCTAAATTTTCTTTCCTTCTTGCCATTCCAGTGACTATTACTGATGAATTTGTTTGATTGGCAAGAGATGATAGTAACATAATACATGAATTGACAAATCTCGCAGATTCAAGATCATCAAACATATTGTATACTCCATTAAACGAATCAATTACAACTAAAAACTTCTCTTTTGAAACTTTGGAAATAATTTCAACTAACTTCTTTTCCCAGTTTTCCTTTTCTGGATGAAAAATTATTACATTATTTTTTTTCTTTATCATGCCAGATTCAACATATCCAGTATAAAGTAAATCCAAATCTACGTAGATTGTTAAGATTTCAATCGAATTCATTAATCTATAAAGAAATTCTGCCTTGTGAAATGGTTCAGAACATAAAACTAAACTTGGAATATTTGACTCAAATTCGTTTTTAATATGTTCAAAACTATTATCTAAAATCAGCTCAGAACTTTTATCCAACACCATCATAGCATTTTACAGATATAATAATGAATTTAACATCAAAAGATATTTCAGATGATTTTCCAGATTCAAACAAAATCTATCTAAATAATGCATCAGTATCTTTGATGCCTTCTCAAAGCATAGATGATATGAAAGAATTTCTAATATCATACAACTCTATAGGTCCTGACTCTAAGGATTCAGAACCATTTGTTGCTGAAAAACTCCAGAATGTTAGAAAGATAATTGCAAAAATCATATCATGTCAACCTGACGAAGTAGTTCTTACTCAAAGTACAACTGATGGAATAAATTTTGTTGCAAATGGTATCTCTTTTGATGATAAATCCAACATCATCCTTCGTGGTATGGGGCATGAACATCATGCAAACTATTATCCATGGTTACAACTCAAAGACAAAATCTCAATAAAAAATCTGCCTATAGATAAAGATGGTTTTTTCAAATTACACGATTTAGAATATTTCATTGATGATAATACAAAACTAGTAATACTTAGTCATGCACTATATAACACTGGCTCAATATTACCTGTTGAAAAAATCGGAAAAATTCTTGATAATAAAATTCCATTTTTTCTTGACAGTGCACAAACTATAGGATGTATTGGTGAAATTGATGTATCTAAAATTAGATGTAATTTCATGTCCTTTAATGGTTCAA
This window harbors:
- a CDS encoding cupredoxin domain-containing protein, encoding MKFLIFSIILGILVSTSTVFADEYVIDIPLGAYNPELNTPAEVWYDPPQLYATVGDTITWYNDDKEGHTVTSGEGSGRFGWMSDNFGTPNGIFDSGRFMPGESWSYKFEESGTFSYYCTIHPWMEGVLIIEKAIPNYPHDATGAKIEFPLLQYTPDLGIEVNLSWDPPVIKTHEKVQFVYQFYDPQTNSNLAEMKYNFVIFQNGKEIFRDEGLSQIGGDYRNFVFSDSGSIIIRIEGIHTPSIFAEESVTVFGNIESKEQRSVDFTTAVYDNPEKTTHETYHTKPAQRLTTYYELMLVIILVPGILFIGAMIWLKKKPNTRQENSGAVKI
- a CDS encoding ATP-binding protein, with protein sequence MPVGIIPDISEQMCIGCALCVEICTTLGPDVLRVKPVEGWKRGKAFVFYPERCISDGACIGVCPTKAIFWMRPMDFTVGQPVPLYKNSVFVKGWTELID
- a CDS encoding aminotransferase class V-fold PLP-dependent enzyme, translated to MNLTSKDISDDFPDSNKIYLNNASVSLMPSQSIDDMKEFLISYNSIGPDSKDSEPFVAEKLQNVRKIIAKIISCQPDEVVLTQSTTDGINFVANGISFDDKSNIILRGMGHEHHANYYPWLQLKDKISIKNLPIDKDGFFKLHDLEYFIDDNTKLVILSHALYNTGSILPVEKIGKILDNKIPFFLDSAQTIGCIGEIDVSKIRCNFMSFNGSKWLCGPMGTGLFYCSRKSSELLKPMTIGGESAIIYDETNLAFKELPDKFQTGFRNYVGIVGLESSVRYLLNFGMKNIREKNLYLSNLFREELSKIPNIILHGPDDPNHRTSIVSFNLKGQDSQEIVDKLEKQNIVLAVREIMNQKIIRASPHFFNTESEMLQTIDAIKKL